One Cellulosimicrobium protaetiae genomic region harbors:
- a CDS encoding ROK family protein encodes MSARTTPPAPSAETVGGQGAGRPDGPVVVALDVGGTDIKAALVDAGGVLLEQVTPTRAQEGPEASFAAVLAAIAAVRERVPAGREVAAVGLAVPGTVDEEHGVVVNAENLDWVDLPVRAHAEEATGLPVGFGHDVRAGGLAEWRLGAGRGAHNHAYVSVGTGIAAAVILRGEPYAAHGWAGEIGHGGAREGEPCPCGGRGCAETFASAAGMARDYRRLTGASADDVPGAREVLARAEAGDDVARAVWERGVDRLGELVAELVRSLALPVVVVGGGLVRAGDALLRPLDAAVRSYLTIHPVPRLVPAELGSAAGVHGAALLGWDAARAAGHDVPRQHAVSAPAVAPAARALVTADGVTP; translated from the coding sequence GTGAGCGCGCGCACGACCCCGCCGGCCCCGTCCGCCGAGACGGTCGGCGGGCAGGGCGCGGGCCGCCCCGACGGCCCCGTCGTCGTCGCGCTCGACGTCGGCGGAACGGACATCAAGGCGGCGCTCGTCGACGCGGGCGGCGTGCTCCTCGAGCAGGTCACGCCGACGCGCGCCCAGGAGGGGCCCGAGGCGTCGTTCGCCGCGGTCCTCGCGGCGATCGCCGCCGTCCGGGAGCGCGTCCCCGCGGGCCGCGAGGTGGCCGCCGTCGGGCTCGCCGTGCCGGGGACCGTCGACGAGGAGCACGGGGTCGTGGTCAACGCCGAGAACCTCGACTGGGTCGACCTGCCGGTGCGGGCGCACGCGGAGGAGGCGACGGGGCTGCCCGTCGGGTTCGGGCACGACGTGCGGGCGGGCGGACTCGCCGAGTGGCGCCTCGGAGCGGGGCGCGGGGCGCACAACCACGCGTACGTGTCCGTCGGCACCGGCATCGCGGCGGCCGTCATCCTGCGCGGCGAGCCGTACGCGGCGCACGGCTGGGCCGGCGAGATCGGGCACGGGGGAGCGCGCGAGGGTGAGCCGTGCCCCTGCGGCGGGCGCGGTTGCGCCGAGACCTTCGCGTCGGCCGCGGGGATGGCGCGCGACTACCGCCGCCTCACCGGGGCGTCGGCGGACGACGTCCCGGGCGCGCGCGAGGTGCTCGCGCGGGCCGAGGCCGGGGACGACGTCGCGCGCGCCGTCTGGGAGCGCGGCGTCGACCGGCTCGGCGAGCTGGTCGCGGAGCTCGTGCGGTCGCTCGCGCTGCCCGTCGTCGTGGTGGGCGGCGGGCTCGTGCGCGCGGGCGACGCGCTGCTGCGGCCGCTCGACGCCGCCGTCCGCTCGTACCTCACCATCCACCCCGTGCCGCGCCTCGTCCCGGCGGAGCTGGGTTCCGCGGCGGGCGTCCACGGCGCCGCCCTGCTGGGCTGGGACGCCGCGCGCGCCGCCGGTCACGACGTGCCGCGGCAGCACGCG
- a CDS encoding SIS domain-containing protein — MTTTHVSAEIASQPEVWRRAAELAARSTDVLPQAGERVAVVGCGTSWFVAQAYAARREELGLGETDAFAGSEFPTARRYDRVVAITRSGTTTEILQLLETFRGELRTLVLVGDPTSPGATAADDAVVMEFADEQSVVQTRFATAALSLLRASLGDDVEKLALAAEEAVTWEVPAEHLDRSQFTFLGRGFSVGLANEAALKMREASLAWAESYPAMDYRHGPISISDATSVVYLLGAEVPGLVDDVERTGALAVRFDEDPQVTLVRLQRLAVANAERKGLDPDAPRNLTRSIILDAPAS, encoded by the coding sequence ATGACCACGACCCACGTCAGCGCGGAGATCGCGAGCCAGCCCGAGGTGTGGCGCCGGGCGGCCGAGCTCGCCGCCCGGAGCACCGACGTCCTCCCGCAGGCGGGTGAGCGCGTCGCCGTCGTGGGGTGCGGGACCTCGTGGTTCGTGGCGCAGGCGTACGCGGCCCGCCGCGAGGAGCTCGGGCTGGGCGAGACCGACGCGTTCGCGGGCAGCGAGTTCCCGACCGCGCGCCGCTACGACCGCGTCGTGGCCATCACGCGGTCGGGCACGACGACGGAGATCCTCCAGCTCCTCGAGACGTTCCGCGGCGAGCTGCGCACCCTCGTGCTCGTCGGCGACCCGACCTCCCCGGGCGCGACCGCCGCGGACGACGCGGTCGTCATGGAGTTCGCCGACGAGCAGTCGGTCGTGCAGACCCGGTTCGCGACCGCGGCCCTGAGCCTGCTGCGCGCCTCGCTCGGGGACGACGTCGAGAAGCTCGCGCTCGCCGCCGAGGAGGCCGTGACGTGGGAGGTTCCCGCCGAGCACCTCGACCGCTCGCAGTTCACCTTCCTCGGGCGGGGGTTCTCCGTCGGGCTCGCGAACGAGGCCGCGCTGAAGATGCGCGAGGCGTCGCTCGCGTGGGCCGAGTCGTACCCGGCCATGGACTACCGCCACGGCCCGATCAGCATCTCCGACGCCACGAGCGTCGTGTACCTCCTGGGCGCGGAGGTCCCCGGCCTCGTGGACGACGTCGAGCGCACCGGGGCGCTGGCCGTGCGGTTCGACGAGGACCCGCAGGTCACGCTCGTGCGGCTGCAGCGGCTCGCGGTCGCGAACGCGGAGCGCAAGGGCCTCGACCCGGACGCGCCGCGCAACCTCACGCGGTCGATCATCCTCGACGCACCGGCGTCGTGA
- a CDS encoding DeoR/GlpR family DNA-binding transcription regulator yields MTTHLTGDLADQPGLAGLSKSVRWERMLALLADRRRLSVTEVADEFGISESTVRRDFDQMAARQLAHRTHGGVVAASVAYGLPRRYSKQVEDKQRVAAAAAALVLERYTAPVVGLNGGTTTTLVAKALGEQTEETSEDALQQSGHALTVVTSALNIATELVLRPQVRTVCLGGTARAQSYELTGPAAIQMARTLWLDVLVLGMLGIDAAAGLTCGDPDEAGVTTALVERSRSVVAVGTSDKVGTRSFAQICEISQVTTLVTDSGATTDVLDPLREAGVEVVVV; encoded by the coding sequence ATGACCACACACCTCACGGGCGACCTCGCGGACCAGCCCGGCCTCGCCGGTCTGAGCAAGTCCGTCCGCTGGGAGCGCATGCTCGCCCTCCTCGCCGACCGTCGCCGCCTGTCCGTGACGGAGGTGGCCGACGAGTTCGGCATCTCCGAGTCGACGGTGCGCCGCGACTTCGACCAGATGGCCGCGCGGCAGCTCGCGCACCGCACGCACGGCGGCGTCGTCGCGGCGTCCGTCGCGTACGGGCTGCCGCGCCGGTACAGCAAGCAGGTCGAGGACAAGCAGCGCGTCGCGGCGGCGGCGGCCGCCCTCGTCCTCGAGCGGTACACCGCGCCCGTCGTCGGCCTCAACGGCGGCACGACGACGACGCTGGTCGCCAAGGCGCTGGGTGAGCAGACGGAGGAGACGTCGGAGGACGCGCTCCAGCAGAGCGGCCACGCGCTGACGGTCGTGACGAGCGCGCTGAACATCGCGACGGAGCTCGTCCTGCGCCCGCAGGTCCGCACCGTCTGCCTCGGCGGCACGGCGCGCGCGCAGTCCTACGAGCTCACGGGCCCGGCCGCGATCCAGATGGCGCGCACGCTGTGGCTCGACGTCCTCGTCCTCGGGATGCTCGGCATCGACGCCGCCGCGGGCCTGACGTGCGGCGACCCCGACGAGGCCGGAGTGACGACGGCGCTCGTCGAGCGGTCCCGGTCGGTCGTCGCGGTCGGCACGTCGGACAAGGTCGGCACCCGCTCCTTCGCCCAGATCTGCGAGATCTCGCAGGTCACCACCCTCGTCACCGACAGCGGCGCCACCACCGACGTCCTCGACCCCCTCCGTGAGGCGGGCGTCGAGGTCGTCGTCGTGTAG